A single Crateriforma conspicua DNA region contains:
- a CDS encoding recombinase family protein, with the protein MEDPRNTTIENDLSSNDGPKLPRAAAVDVRQSRTRGLTYSCCQNQTDLCRSLASQKGWTVATVFSDEGQSSETLDRPELSRLLGLA; encoded by the coding sequence GTGGAGGATCCTCGTAACACGACTATCGAGAATGATTTGAGCTCCAATGACGGGCCGAAGTTGCCCCGAGCGGCGGCAGTCGATGTGCGTCAATCTCGAACAAGAGGACTCACCTATAGTTGCTGCCAGAACCAAACCGACCTGTGCCGATCGCTTGCCTCGCAGAAAGGATGGACGGTAGCGACGGTGTTCTCGGACGAGGGTCAGTCCAGCGAAACCTTGGATCGACCTGAACTCTCGCGATTGCTTGGCTTGGCGTGA